One region of Terricaulis silvestris genomic DNA includes:
- a CDS encoding ArsR/SmtB family transcription factor, translating into MKSPDAVSALSALANEHRLAIFRLLVQAGPEGRAAGAIAEKLDLPASSLSFHLAHLTRAGLIEQRRESRSLIYSADFANMNALVGFLTENCCGGASCAPVAAPKRRKA; encoded by the coding sequence ATGAAGAGCCCCGACGCCGTCTCCGCCCTGAGCGCACTCGCCAACGAGCATCGCTTGGCGATTTTCCGCCTGCTGGTGCAAGCCGGCCCCGAAGGCCGCGCCGCGGGCGCGATCGCCGAGAAGTTGGATCTGCCAGCCTCATCGCTCTCGTTTCACTTGGCGCACCTGACGCGCGCCGGCCTGATTGAGCAGCGCCGCGAGAGCCGTTCGCTGATCTACTCCGCCGACTTCGCCAACATGAACGCGCTGGTCGGCTTCCTCACTGAAAACTGCTGCGGCGGCGCAAGCTGCGCGCCGGTCGCCGCGCCCAAGCGAAGGAAAGCATAA
- a CDS encoding ArsI/CadI family heavy metal resistance metalloenzyme: MKRLHVHVGVTDLDQSIRFYSGLFASEPTVTKNDYAKWMLDDPRVNFAISTRPDGGGVRHLGIQVETPDELAEVYARLQTADAPVFEEGKTTCCYAKSEKSWINDPQGVPWETFLTTAESTTYGGGAEGAAPESHAASKPAACCGPRELESAV, from the coding sequence ATGAAACGCTTGCACGTCCATGTCGGCGTCACCGACCTCGATCAATCGATCCGCTTCTATTCCGGCCTGTTCGCCAGCGAACCGACGGTGACGAAGAACGACTACGCCAAGTGGATGCTCGATGATCCGCGCGTAAACTTCGCGATCTCGACGCGCCCGGACGGCGGCGGCGTCCGCCATCTCGGTATTCAAGTCGAAACGCCCGACGAACTCGCTGAAGTCTATGCGCGGCTGCAAACCGCTGACGCGCCCGTGTTCGAAGAAGGCAAGACGACGTGCTGCTACGCCAAGTCCGAGAAATCCTGGATCAACGATCCGCAAGGCGTGCCGTGGGAAACCTTCCTGACCACGGCCGAGTCCACCACCTATGGCGGCGGCGCCGAAGGAGCGGCGCCTGAATCGCATGCCGCGTCGAAGCCGGCTGCGTGCTGCGGCCCGCGCGAACTGGAGAGCGCGGTATGA
- a CDS encoding arsenate reductase ArsC encodes MTNVAHRPYNVLFLCTGNSARSIMAEAILQRFGGGKFNAFSAGSQPKGAVHPEAIALLSRLNFNTGGFRSKSWDEFAADAPALDFVFTVCDNAAGEVCPVWPGQPMTAHWGIPDPAAVEGSNVDIARGFANAYGALQNRIAVFVNLPFEGLDRLSLQARLDGIGRANDANDNVA; translated from the coding sequence ATGACCAACGTCGCCCATCGCCCGTACAACGTGCTCTTCCTCTGCACCGGCAATTCGGCGCGCTCGATCATGGCCGAAGCCATCCTGCAGCGTTTCGGCGGCGGCAAGTTCAACGCCTTCTCCGCCGGCTCGCAGCCAAAGGGCGCCGTGCATCCCGAAGCGATCGCCCTGCTTTCGCGACTGAACTTCAACACCGGCGGCTTCCGCTCCAAGAGCTGGGACGAATTCGCCGCCGACGCGCCTGCGCTCGATTTCGTATTCACCGTTTGCGACAACGCCGCCGGCGAAGTCTGCCCTGTCTGGCCCGGCCAGCCGATGACCGCGCATTGGGGCATTCCCGACCCCGCCGCTGTCGAAGGCTCCAATGTCGATATCGCGCGCGGCTTCGCCAACGCCTATGGCGCACTGCAAAACCGCATCGCGGTCTTCGTCAATCTGCCGTTCGAAGGGCTCGATCGCCTCTCCCTGCAAGCGCGCCTCGATGGCATCGGTCGCGCCAACGACGCCAACGACAATGTTGCTTGA
- the arsN2 gene encoding arsenic resistance N-acetyltransferase ArsN2, with protein sequence MLLEIAHGEAAFADFVAALRQAGLPTDDLNAAPFRYFCRDGVAWGGIGHGDDALLRSVVVQPSVRGGGHGAAIVEALVTQARADGTRRLWLLTTDSAPFFARLGWRPVDRTEAPAPIAGSRQFSDVCPSSATLMMRAL encoded by the coding sequence ATGTTGCTTGAGATCGCGCATGGCGAGGCAGCCTTCGCTGACTTCGTCGCCGCGCTCCGCCAAGCCGGCTTGCCAACTGACGATCTAAATGCGGCGCCGTTTCGCTACTTCTGCCGCGACGGCGTCGCCTGGGGCGGCATAGGCCATGGCGATGACGCGTTGCTTCGATCGGTCGTCGTTCAGCCGAGCGTGCGCGGCGGCGGACATGGCGCCGCGATTGTGGAAGCGCTCGTGACGCAAGCGCGCGCCGACGGAACACGCCGCCTCTGGTTGTTGACAACCGATTCGGCGCCTTTCTTTGCGCGCCTTGGCTGGCGTCCGGTGGATCGCACCGAAGCGCCTGCGCCCATCGCGGGCTCACGCCAATTCAGCGACGTTTGCCCTTCCTCCGCCACGCTCATGATGCGCGCGCTGTGA
- a CDS encoding aquaporin: MNTAPDKRLAAEALGSLILSGTVIGSGILASRLSGGNDAIALLGNTAATAAILFVLITALGPISGAHFNPAVTLVMALRRVIKPMDAALYVIAQICGCVAGAMLAHAMFELPLLQHGAQERSGLSQALSEGVATFALVFAILLVSRARPKAIPAAVALTIAAGYWWTASTSFANPAITIARALTDSFAGIRPEDAPAFIAAQITGALLALVVGGWLANGLNSEASSEPSHH; the protein is encoded by the coding sequence GTGAACACGGCGCCCGACAAACGTCTCGCCGCCGAAGCGCTGGGGTCTCTGATCCTGTCCGGAACCGTCATCGGCTCGGGCATCCTTGCCTCGCGCCTTTCCGGCGGCAATGACGCCATCGCACTCCTCGGCAACACGGCGGCGACTGCCGCGATCCTGTTCGTGCTGATCACCGCGCTCGGGCCAATCTCCGGCGCCCACTTCAATCCTGCCGTCACACTAGTGATGGCGCTGCGGCGCGTCATCAAGCCGATGGACGCTGCGCTCTATGTCATCGCTCAGATCTGCGGTTGCGTCGCTGGCGCCATGCTCGCGCACGCCATGTTCGAACTGCCGCTGCTGCAACATGGCGCGCAAGAACGCAGCGGTTTGAGCCAAGCTTTGTCCGAGGGCGTGGCGACCTTCGCGCTCGTGTTCGCGATCCTGCTCGTCTCACGCGCACGCCCCAAAGCGATCCCCGCCGCCGTCGCGCTGACAATCGCCGCCGGCTATTGGTGGACGGCTTCCACCTCCTTCGCCAACCCGGCAATCACCATCGCGCGTGCGCTCACGGACAGCTTCGCCGGCATCCGCCCAGAAGACGCTCCAGCTTTCATCGCCGCGCAAATCACCGGAGCGCTTTTGGCGCTCGTTGTCGGGGGCTGGCTGGCGAACGGCTTGAATTCGGAGGCTTCTTCAGAGCCGTCGCATCATTAA
- a CDS encoding cold-shock protein, whose product MAVGTVKFFNTQKGFGFIAPDGGGKDVFVHISAVERSGMSSLNDGQKVSFELERDRQGRDSATNLKAE is encoded by the coding sequence ATGGCTGTCGGTACAGTAAAGTTTTTCAATACCCAAAAAGGCTTCGGCTTCATCGCTCCGGACGGCGGCGGCAAGGATGTGTTCGTTCACATTTCCGCCGTGGAACGTTCGGGCATGTCCTCGCTGAATGACGGCCAGAAGGTTTCGTTCGAACTCGAACGTGATCGTCAGGGCCGCGATTCCGCGACCAACCTGAAGGCTGAATAA
- a CDS encoding type II toxin-antitoxin system RatA family toxin: protein MRIAPLLFVLAFAAPAMAQDYRAAPVVVAHRNGDGGEARATMDVNASPSAVWSVLSDCGQARRFMRQLLSCRVLQQGDGWDVREHRVRGWPLRPVMRNVSRVTLEPNRRLSFHRVEGDWTRSDGEWVLTPIDGGRGTHVEYRIDAAMNGMLPAGVSQSLLINNVRGTLAALRREAERAS, encoded by the coding sequence ATGCGGATTGCACCGCTCCTTTTCGTGCTCGCGTTCGCCGCGCCAGCGATGGCGCAGGACTATCGTGCCGCGCCGGTTGTGGTCGCGCACCGGAACGGCGATGGCGGCGAGGCGCGCGCGACGATGGATGTGAACGCGTCGCCTTCTGCCGTGTGGTCGGTCCTGAGCGATTGCGGACAAGCCAGGCGCTTTATGCGCCAGCTGCTGAGCTGCCGTGTGCTGCAGCAGGGCGATGGCTGGGACGTGCGCGAGCATCGTGTGCGTGGTTGGCCGCTGCGGCCGGTGATGCGCAATGTTTCGCGCGTGACGCTGGAGCCGAACCGGCGCTTGTCGTTCCACCGTGTGGAAGGGGACTGGACACGTTCGGATGGCGAATGGGTGCTGACGCCGATCGATGGCGGGCGCGGCACGCATGTAGAATATCGCATCGACGCGGCGATGAACGGCATGCTGCCGGCGGGCGTATCGCAATCGCTGCTGATCAATAATGTGCGCGGGACGCTGGCGGCGTTGCGGCGCGAAGCGGAGCGCGCGTCCTAG
- the gstA gene encoding glutathione transferase GstA — MKLFYASGACSLAPHIVIREAGLDVELDKVSFGAERRTADGRNFYDINPQGAVPALELDNGEVLTEAQVLIQYLASLAPAKNLAPQDGMARWRLLETLNFIATELHKGTSPLFKKPLPEVREAAVKNLVNRFGLLDGKLGDKPYLLGDFTIADAYAFVMLRWARAFEIDLSSLPRLQSYYQRVQQRPAVQQTLQEEDLPTS, encoded by the coding sequence ATGAAACTGTTCTACGCCTCTGGCGCCTGTTCCCTCGCGCCGCACATCGTCATCCGCGAAGCCGGACTGGACGTCGAGCTGGACAAGGTGAGCTTCGGCGCGGAACGGCGCACGGCCGACGGGCGCAACTTCTACGACATCAATCCGCAAGGCGCCGTGCCGGCGCTGGAGTTGGATAACGGCGAAGTGCTCACCGAAGCGCAGGTGCTGATCCAGTATCTCGCCTCACTGGCGCCAGCGAAGAACCTCGCGCCGCAAGACGGCATGGCTCGCTGGCGGCTGCTTGAGACGCTGAACTTCATCGCCACCGAATTGCACAAAGGCACGTCGCCCCTCTTCAAGAAGCCGTTGCCGGAAGTGCGCGAAGCCGCCGTGAAGAATCTCGTTAACCGCTTCGGCCTGCTCGACGGCAAGCTCGGCGACAAGCCCTACCTGCTCGGCGATTTCACCATCGCCGACGCTTACGCCTTCGTGATGTTGCGATGGGCGCGCGCGTTCGAGATCGATTTGAGCAGCCTGCCGCGCTTGCAATCATACTATCAACGCGTCCAACAACGCCCCGCCGTGCAGCAAACGCTGCAGGAAGAAGACTTGCCAACGTCGTGA
- a CDS encoding (deoxy)nucleoside triphosphate pyrophosphohydrolase — MQTSDSPGSSRRLLLVAAAALFDSSGRVLITQRPHHKQLGGLWEFPGGKVELGEAPEHALVRELKEELDLTVEPDALDPFAFASHAYPDFHLLMPLYVVTKFGGVMRLDPNAAQDAAWVKPADLRRYEMPPADVVLVNRLIERNAT; from the coding sequence ATGCAAACGAGCGACAGTCCCGGTTCATCGCGGCGCCTCCTTCTGGTGGCGGCGGCTGCGTTGTTCGATTCATCGGGGCGGGTGCTGATCACGCAGCGGCCGCACCATAAGCAGCTCGGCGGCCTCTGGGAGTTTCCCGGCGGCAAGGTCGAATTGGGGGAAGCTCCCGAACACGCACTGGTGCGGGAGCTTAAGGAGGAACTGGATTTGACCGTCGAGCCTGACGCTCTCGATCCGTTCGCGTTCGCTTCGCACGCTTACCCGGATTTTCACCTGCTGATGCCGCTTTACGTCGTCACCAAATTTGGCGGCGTGATGAGACTTGATCCGAACGCGGCTCAGGATGCGGCCTGGGTCAAACCAGCAGACCTGCGTCGCTACGAGATGCCGCCGGCGGACGTCGTCCTCGTCAATCGCCTGATTGAACGGAACGCGACATGA
- a CDS encoding Flp family type IVb pilin, whose translation MIKRFLTDENGTTSIEYAVIAGLIAMVVIVTVGLIGEEVGAVFTNVAAGFPDA comes from the coding sequence ATGATCAAACGTTTCCTCACCGACGAAAACGGCACGACGTCCATCGAGTACGCCGTTATCGCCGGCCTCATCGCCATGGTCGTCATCGTCACGGTCGGCTTGATCGGAGAAGAGGTCGGGGCGGTCTTCACCAACGTTGCGGCCGGCTTCCCCGACGCCTAA
- a CDS encoding HNH endonuclease yields MNVSSVPLAGCPALVLNADFRPLSYYPLSLWPWQEAVKAVFLERVDVVAHYDQVVHSPSFEMKLPSVISLRDYVHQDRPPAFTRFNVFLRDSFTCQYCGDLSDLTFDHVVPRSRGGRTTWENIVTACAPCNLRKGGKYAHHAAMRPRRKPRRPTMHELQHVGRRFPPHHMHDSWMDYLYWDVELDA; encoded by the coding sequence ATGAACGTTTCCAGCGTCCCTTTGGCGGGCTGTCCGGCGCTGGTGCTCAATGCCGATTTCCGCCCGCTATCCTATTATCCGCTGAGCCTCTGGCCCTGGCAGGAAGCCGTGAAAGCGGTGTTCCTGGAGCGCGTCGACGTCGTCGCGCACTACGACCAGGTGGTGCACTCGCCGTCGTTCGAGATGAAGCTGCCCAGCGTCATCTCGCTCCGGGACTACGTGCACCAGGATCGCCCGCCGGCGTTCACGCGGTTCAACGTGTTCCTGCGCGACAGCTTCACCTGCCAGTATTGCGGCGATCTGAGCGATCTGACGTTCGATCACGTCGTGCCGCGTTCGCGTGGCGGACGGACGACGTGGGAAAACATCGTCACCGCGTGTGCGCCGTGCAATCTGCGCAAGGGCGGCAAGTACGCCCATCACGCCGCCATGCGTCCGCGCCGCAAGCCGCGGCGTCCAACCATGCATGAATTGCAACACGTCGGCCGGCGCTTCCCGCCGCACCACATGCACGACAGCTGGATGGACTATCTGTACTGGGACGTCGAACTGGACGCTTAG
- a CDS encoding alpha/beta hydrolase, producing MTVFLGGPRVPPVRGGKPDALVILLHGYGSNGADLISLAPYWAEALPTAAFVSPNAIEPAPGALGGYQWFPISNLDPNLMEQGARHAAQSVDRFIDRELERYGLPPERLVLVGFSQGTMMALHVGLRREKQVAGVLGYSGVLVGARTLKEEMRSKPPILLIHGDRDPTIPIPALFDSAEALAASGHGAQWHVSYGVPHSIGPDGLELGGAFLAMALKTKQILAAS from the coding sequence ATGACAGTGTTCTTAGGCGGCCCGCGCGTTCCGCCGGTGCGTGGCGGCAAGCCCGATGCGCTGGTGATCCTGCTGCATGGTTACGGCTCCAACGGCGCCGATCTTATCAGCCTTGCGCCGTATTGGGCCGAAGCGCTGCCGACGGCGGCGTTTGTGTCGCCCAATGCCATCGAGCCGGCGCCGGGCGCGCTGGGCGGCTATCAGTGGTTTCCGATCTCCAATCTCGATCCGAACCTGATGGAGCAGGGCGCGCGCCATGCGGCGCAATCGGTGGATCGCTTTATTGATCGCGAATTGGAGCGCTATGGGCTGCCACCAGAGCGGCTTGTGCTGGTTGGCTTTAGCCAGGGCACAATGATGGCGCTGCATGTCGGCTTGCGGCGCGAGAAGCAGGTCGCGGGCGTGCTGGGCTATTCCGGCGTGTTGGTGGGCGCGCGGACGCTGAAGGAGGAAATGCGCTCGAAGCCGCCGATCCTGCTGATCCACGGCGACCGCGACCCGACCATTCCGATCCCCGCCTTGTTCGACTCAGCCGAGGCCTTGGCCGCTTCCGGGCACGGCGCACAATGGCACGTTTCGTACGGCGTCCCTCACTCGATCGGGCCAGACGGGCTCGAGCTGGGCGGCGCGTTCTTGGCCATGGCCTTGAAAACCAAGCAAATCCTGGCTGCGAGCTGA
- the gluQRS gene encoding tRNA glutamyl-Q(34) synthetase GluQRS, translated as MSFVTRFAPSPTGYLHLGHALSALTAFDAAREAGGRFILRIEDIDQGRARPEFEAAIFEDLAWLGLEWEKPVRRQSEHMADYEAALRQLSERNLVYRCFRTRKEIADAIASAPHEAQEAFRGEALPPSEEDEKLAAGEPFAWRLSLKKARAALGPAYFALVFEDETGLVRAEPERHGDVILARKDFPTSYHLASVWDDALQGVTHVIRGEDLRDAAHLHVLLQKLLGLPQPVYRHHRLVLGEDGKRLAKRDQAATLRVLREAGKTPDDVRAMLANAPSP; from the coding sequence GTGAGTTTCGTCACCCGCTTCGCACCCTCGCCGACAGGCTACCTGCACCTCGGCCACGCCCTCTCGGCGCTGACCGCGTTCGACGCCGCGCGCGAGGCTGGCGGGCGGTTCATTCTGCGCATCGAAGACATCGACCAAGGCCGCGCGCGGCCGGAGTTTGAAGCGGCGATCTTTGAGGATCTCGCTTGGCTTGGCCTGGAATGGGAAAAACCCGTTCGCCGCCAATCCGAGCACATGGCCGACTACGAAGCGGCGTTGCGCCAATTGAGTGAGCGCAACCTGGTCTATCGCTGCTTCCGCACCCGCAAAGAGATCGCCGACGCCATCGCCTCCGCGCCGCACGAAGCACAGGAAGCGTTTCGCGGCGAAGCGCTGCCGCCGAGCGAGGAAGACGAGAAGCTCGCGGCTGGCGAGCCGTTTGCGTGGCGCTTGTCGTTGAAGAAGGCGCGCGCCGCGCTTGGCCCCGCTTACTTCGCGCTCGTGTTTGAAGACGAAACCGGCCTCGTCCGCGCCGAACCGGAAAGGCACGGCGACGTGATCCTCGCACGCAAGGACTTCCCAACTAGCTATCACCTCGCCTCGGTTTGGGACGATGCGCTGCAAGGCGTAACGCACGTGATCCGCGGCGAAGATCTACGCGACGCGGCGCATCTGCACGTGTTGTTGCAGAAACTGCTCGGTCTGCCGCAACCCGTGTATCGCCACCACCGGCTTGTACTCGGTGAAGACGGCAAGCGCTTGGCGAAGCGTGATCAAGCCGCGACACTGCGTGTCCTGCGCGAAGCCGGCAAAACGCCTGACGATGTGCGTGCGATGTTGGCTAATGCGCCTTCACCATAA
- a CDS encoding serine hydrolase domain-containing protein, which produces MLRNALVALVWVVVAASASAQTLAPLQSQPAGVAWPGADWEAAPQPRDLDAATFDLAMTEAFAGPHPELGETRAVLIVQGGRVVFERYGDGYTRETRLTSWSMAKSITHALVGAAVMDGQVSIDAPMGNPLWRAGDRRASITWRQWMQMVDGLDYQESNEDVTLAGNARMLFGDGRRDIARWAAQRPLIHDPGTTWNYSSADTILVSDALTRVIVSDPRDANDRRTRVRAWMNEQLFDRIGMHPVVEFDPQGTFYGSSLIWASARDFARFGYLYLRDGVWDGERLLPEGWVDFGRTPGPAQNTDTYGAGWWLTPSQGPGRPARSLITDPGIADAFSAQGYEGQIVVVVPSKDLVLVRLGRFDGGAEAWDALGDWATRVIGAYGDR; this is translated from the coding sequence ATGCTGCGGAATGCTTTGGTGGCTTTGGTTTGGGTTGTCGTCGCGGCAAGCGCGAGCGCTCAGACCTTGGCGCCGCTGCAGTCACAGCCCGCGGGCGTGGCGTGGCCGGGCGCGGATTGGGAAGCCGCGCCACAACCGCGCGATCTCGACGCGGCGACGTTCGATCTGGCGATGACGGAGGCGTTTGCTGGTCCGCACCCAGAGCTCGGCGAAACGCGCGCGGTGTTGATCGTGCAAGGCGGGCGCGTCGTGTTCGAGCGCTACGGCGACGGCTACACGCGCGAGACGCGGCTGACGTCTTGGTCGATGGCGAAATCGATCACGCATGCTTTGGTCGGCGCCGCGGTGATGGATGGGCAAGTCTCGATTGATGCGCCGATGGGCAATCCACTCTGGCGTGCGGGCGATCGTCGCGCGTCGATCACTTGGCGGCAATGGATGCAGATGGTCGATGGGCTCGATTATCAGGAGAGCAATGAGGATGTCACGCTCGCCGGCAATGCGCGCATGCTGTTCGGCGATGGCCGCCGCGATATCGCGCGCTGGGCTGCCCAAAGGCCGCTGATCCACGATCCGGGCACGACCTGGAATTACTCCTCCGCCGACACGATCTTGGTGTCGGACGCGCTGACACGGGTGATCGTGTCCGATCCGCGCGACGCAAACGATCGCCGCACACGGGTGCGGGCATGGATGAACGAGCAGTTGTTCGATCGCATCGGCATGCATCCGGTCGTCGAGTTCGATCCGCAGGGGACGTTTTACGGCAGCTCGCTGATCTGGGCGTCGGCGCGCGATTTTGCGCGGTTCGGCTATCTCTATCTGCGCGACGGCGTATGGGACGGCGAACGTCTGTTGCCGGAAGGCTGGGTCGATTTTGGTCGCACGCCTGGGCCGGCTCAGAATACCGACACGTATGGCGCCGGTTGGTGGCTGACGCCGTCGCAAGGGCCGGGGCGTCCGGCGCGGTCGCTGATTACCGACCCTGGTATTGCGGATGCGTTTTCGGCGCAGGGCTATGAAGGGCAGATCGTTGTCGTCGTGCCATCAAAAGACTTGGTGCTGGTGCGGCTCGGGCGCTTTGACGGCGGCGCCGAAGCGTGGGATGCGCTGGGCGACTGGGCGACGCGCGTGATCGGCGCCTACGGCGATCGGTAA